Proteins from a single region of Oncorhynchus tshawytscha isolate Ot180627B linkage group LG03, Otsh_v2.0, whole genome shotgun sequence:
- the LOC112227155 gene encoding sialoadhesin-like isoform X2: protein MALGVFQTGWMRLLSLILQGCCVGVLCSDWAVRVPSTPLCAVAGSSVVLPCSYDYPQPYRVLSEMWCRDQSRCITPRYVYHSQGIFPEPTSQGRVEYLGKEGTMNCSLRISDLRRSDSGTYVFYFITNHPVEKPPGQPGVTLLVADNSSEVAVSLSPAGDVVEGSSVTLFCCSTAHTPVEGYTWYQTGGSTAGDKRQMMTITNISTTDSGNYYCEALTTNRPIYSSALSINVQYAPKNTSVSVNPFGEVVMGSSVTLSCSSDANPAVERYTWLQRTESQASLRGSGQSYSITNISLEDSGQYCCVAMNKHGSQSYTVTMTVGKVNGQSSILWSLVVPVGIPIALTLIIIITVACIRR, encoded by the exons ATGGCTTTGGGAGTCTTCCAGACTGGCTGGATGAGGCTGCTCTCTCTTATCCTGCAAG GCTGCTGTGTGGGTGTCCTCTGTAGTGACTGGGCTGTGCGtgtcccctccactcccctgtgTGCCGTGGCCGGCTCGTCTGTGGTCCTCCCCTGCTCCTACGACTACCCTCAGCCCTACAGGGTGCTGTCTGAGATGTGGTGCCGGGACCAGAGCCGCTGCATCACCCCCAGGTACGTGTACCATAGCCAGGGCATCTTCCCTGAGCCAACCTCCCAGGGCAGAGTGGAGTACCTGGGGAAGGAAGGAACCATGAACTGCTCCCTGAGGATCTCTGATCTGAGGAGGTCTGATAGTGGGACATATGTCTTCTATTTTATCACCAACCACCCAGTGGAGAAGCCTCCTGGACAGCCTGGAGTAACCCTGCTAGTGGCAG ATAATTCCAGTGAAGTAGCAGTGTCCCTCAGTCCCGCTGGTGATGTTGTTGAGGGCAGTTCAGTGACGTTATTCTGCTGTAGTACTGCCCACACTCCAGTGGAGGGCTACACCTGGTACCAGACTGGAGGCTCCACGGCTGGTGATAAGAGACAGATGATGACCATCACCAATATCAGCACAACAGACAGTGGAAACTACTACTGTGAGGCCCTGACCACTAATAGACCAATCTACTCCTCAGCTTTGTCTATTAATGTCCAGT ATGCTCCAAAGAACACATCAGTGTCAGTCAATCCTTTTGGGGAGGTAGTGATGGGCAGCTCTGTGACTCTGTCCTGCAGCAGTGATGCCAACCCTGCAGTAGAGCGCTACACCTGGCTTCAGAGGACAGAATCCCAAGCTTCACTGAGAGGGTCAGGGCAGAGTTACAGCATCACTAACATCAGCCttgaggacagtgggcagtaCTGCTGTGTAGCGATGAACAAGCATGGATCACAGAGCTATACTGTAACCATGACTGTGGGGAAAG TAAATGGCCAGTCCTCCATATTGTGGAGCTTG GTGGTGCCAGTGGGGATCCCCATCGCTCTGACACTGATCATCATTATAACAGTGGCTTGCATTAGGAGGTGA
- the LOC112227155 gene encoding sialoadhesin-like isoform X1, whose translation MALGVFQTGWMRLLSLILQGCCVGVLCSDWAVRVPSTPLCAVAGSSVVLPCSYDYPQPYRVLSEMWCRDQSRCITPRYVYHSQGIFPEPTSQGRVEYLGKEGTMNCSLRISDLRRSDSGTYVFYFITNHPVEKPPGQPGVTLLVADNSSEVAVSLSPAGDVVEGSSVTLFCCSTAHTPVEGYTWYQTGGSTAGDKRQMMTITNISTTDSGNYYCEALTTNRPIYSSALSINVQYAPKNTSVSVNPFGEVVMGSSVTLSCSSDANPAVERYTWLQRTESQASLRGSGQSYSITNISLEDSGQYCCVAMNKHGSQSYTVTMTVGKVNGQSSILWSLVVPVGIPIALTLIIIITVACIRRKTVPASSQQGYSLTETTIEQPLP comes from the exons ATGGCTTTGGGAGTCTTCCAGACTGGCTGGATGAGGCTGCTCTCTCTTATCCTGCAAG GCTGCTGTGTGGGTGTCCTCTGTAGTGACTGGGCTGTGCGtgtcccctccactcccctgtgTGCCGTGGCCGGCTCGTCTGTGGTCCTCCCCTGCTCCTACGACTACCCTCAGCCCTACAGGGTGCTGTCTGAGATGTGGTGCCGGGACCAGAGCCGCTGCATCACCCCCAGGTACGTGTACCATAGCCAGGGCATCTTCCCTGAGCCAACCTCCCAGGGCAGAGTGGAGTACCTGGGGAAGGAAGGAACCATGAACTGCTCCCTGAGGATCTCTGATCTGAGGAGGTCTGATAGTGGGACATATGTCTTCTATTTTATCACCAACCACCCAGTGGAGAAGCCTCCTGGACAGCCTGGAGTAACCCTGCTAGTGGCAG ATAATTCCAGTGAAGTAGCAGTGTCCCTCAGTCCCGCTGGTGATGTTGTTGAGGGCAGTTCAGTGACGTTATTCTGCTGTAGTACTGCCCACACTCCAGTGGAGGGCTACACCTGGTACCAGACTGGAGGCTCCACGGCTGGTGATAAGAGACAGATGATGACCATCACCAATATCAGCACAACAGACAGTGGAAACTACTACTGTGAGGCCCTGACCACTAATAGACCAATCTACTCCTCAGCTTTGTCTATTAATGTCCAGT ATGCTCCAAAGAACACATCAGTGTCAGTCAATCCTTTTGGGGAGGTAGTGATGGGCAGCTCTGTGACTCTGTCCTGCAGCAGTGATGCCAACCCTGCAGTAGAGCGCTACACCTGGCTTCAGAGGACAGAATCCCAAGCTTCACTGAGAGGGTCAGGGCAGAGTTACAGCATCACTAACATCAGCCttgaggacagtgggcagtaCTGCTGTGTAGCGATGAACAAGCATGGATCACAGAGCTATACTGTAACCATGACTGTGGGGAAAG TAAATGGCCAGTCCTCCATATTGTGGAGCTTGGTGGTGCCAGTGGGGATCCCCATCGCTCTGACACTGATCATCATTATAACAGTGGCTTGCATTAGGAG GAAAACTGTCCCAGCATCAAGTCAACAAGGTTACAGTCTTACAGAGACCACCATCGAGCAGCCATTACCCTAA
- the LOC112227168 gene encoding B-cell receptor CD22-like, which translates to MWLLKMISVMLVITLTLLGVSGSNWKVTFNDTAPCALRGSSVVFACSYAYPSDQTITNSFWYFSSQRKNNDLFLAQEYRGRVEYLGNKDNNCTLKMNNLISSDATQYHFRFETVNKGGETNAWSSKTWVSLSLTGLTAKVQPATVRAGERVTLTCVTTCTPSDHPTIVWSRDGHSVSNTEFLASSEDSGRYRCAVQGQENLNSAPMSLDVKYAPRNTLVSVSPSGPVVEGSSVNLTCSSHANPAVENYTWFKKDGTDTSQTGSGEVLRLTSLTSSDSGQYFCEARNKEGAHNSTVLSLILQDTNTVQMPVYISSAATVFMVIILLVFLWMWKSPFKLCQKTAVDKKDDQNPVLFSRRTSNDPATQEARTEERENALYANIQLPPSHIHPQDSSLYSVVEPPALQNPPDPHYATFDFQQFCSSIDRAQLSGLHDDDVVYSKMKTKQAKVTDNLQYASIQFPLPSPTARSEERLEVDHSVIYSTVAKPEA; encoded by the exons ATGTGGCTCTTGAAAATGATCAGTGTGATGCTGGTGATTACTCTCACGTTGCTAG gtGTTTCTGGGAGTAATTGGAAGGTGACCTTTAACGATACAGCTCCATGTGCCTTAAGAGGGTCATCAGTGGTGTTTGCATGCAGTTATGCCTACCCCTCAGATCAGACTATTACAAATAGCTTCTGGTATTTCTCGAGTCAAAGGAAGAACAATGATCTCTTTCTGGCCCAGGAATACAGAGGACGTGTAGAATACCTTGGAAACAAAGACAACAACTGCACTTTGAAAATGAATAACCTAATTAGTAGTGACGCAACACAATACCACTTCAGATTTGAGACCGTTAATAAAGGTGGCGAAACGAATGCATGGAGCAGCAAGACATGGGTCTCACTAAGTTTGACAG GGCTGACAGCCAAAGTACAGCCTGCAACtgtgagagcgggagagagggtgACACTAACGTGTGTCACAACCTGTACACCAAGTGACCATCCCACTATTGTTTGGTCCAGGGATGGACACTCAGTATCCAACACAGAGTTCCTGGCCAGCAGTGAGGATTCTGGCAGATACCGATGTGCTGTTCAAGGTCAAGAGAATCTCAACTCTGCTCCAATGTCTCTTGATGTCAAAT ATGCCCCAAGGAACACCTTGGTGTCAGTAAGTCCCTCTGGTCCAGTGGTAGAGGGAAGCTCTGTGAACCTGACCTGCAGCAGTCATGCCAACCCAGCAGTGGAGAACTACACCTGGTTTAAGAAGGATGGAACAGACACCTCACAGACAGGGTCAGGAGAGGTGTTGAGATTGACTTCTCTAACCTCCTCTGACAGTGGACAGTACTTCTGTGAGGCCAGGAACAAAGAAGGGGCTCAcaactctactgttctgtctctGATCCTGCAGG ATACAAATACTGTCCAAATGCCAGTTTACATCAGTTCCGCGGCCACAGTTTTCATGGTGATCATACTTCTTGTGTTCCTATGGATGTG GAAGAGCCCATTCAAATTATGTCAAAAGACTGCTGTGGACAAAAAG GATGATCAAAACCCAGTCTTATTCAGTAGAAGGACCAGTAATGACCCAGCAACACAGGAAGCTAGAACGGAGGAACGGGAAAATGCCCTCTATGCCAACATTCAACTGCCTCCCTCTCACATCCACCCCCAAGACAGTTCTCTCTACTCTGTGGTCGAGCCACCAGCTCTGCAGAACCCTCCTGACCCTCACTACGCTACCTTTGACTTCCAGCAGTTCTGCAGCTCCATCGACAGGGCCCAACTCTCAGGACtccatgatgatgatgttgtttaCTCCAAGATGAAAACCAAACAGGCCAAGGTGACAGACAACCTACAGTATGCCAGCATCCAGTTCCCCCTCCCCAGTCCTACTGCCAG GTCAGAAGAAAGATTAGAGGTGGACCATTCTGTTATCTACTCCACTGTTGCCAAACCTGAAGCCTGA